The Streptococcus pantholopis genome has a segment encoding these proteins:
- a CDS encoding dUTP diphosphatase: MSKIRGFELVSGFTDEGLLPRRETAHAAGYDLKAAEQTEIAPGAIVLVPTGVKAYMQAGEVLCLYDRSSNPRKKGLVLINSVGIIDGDYYNNPANEGHIFAQMQNITETAVVIEAGERLVQGIFMPFLVADGDTADGIRTGGFGSTGK, translated from the coding sequence ATGTCTAAAATACGTGGTTTTGAACTGGTTTCCGGTTTTACTGATGAGGGTTTGCTGCCGAGGCGTGAGACTGCTCATGCTGCCGGCTATGATTTAAAAGCGGCAGAACAAACAGAAATTGCTCCCGGCGCAATTGTTTTAGTTCCGACAGGTGTTAAGGCTTATATGCAGGCCGGCGAAGTACTCTGCCTCTATGACCGCTCTTCAAATCCGAGAAAAAAGGGCTTGGTGCTGATTAATTCTGTTGGTATTATTGATGGGGATTATTACAACAATCCTGCCAATGAGGGACATATTTTTGCACAAATGCAAAATATTACCGAGACAGCGGTGGTAATCGAGGCTGGAGAGCGGCTTGTTCAAGGGATTTTTATGCCCTTTTTAGTCGCTGATGGGGACACGGCTGACGGGATTCGTACAGGCGGTTTCGGCAGTACCGGAAAATAA
- a CDS encoding NAD(P)H-dependent oxidoreductase — translation MKLVGIVGSNADQSYNRMLLEFIRRHFKLKFELEVLEIKDVPMFNQDDDQSDSFAVRYLYNKITRADGVIIATPEHNHTTTPALKSTLEWLSFNLHPFENKPVMIVGASYHDQGTSRAQVHLRKILDAPGVNAYTLPGNEFLLGKAKEAFDEEGNITNESTVAFLESCLDNFIKYVGVVSQLKKPKPIEPEDLDCGKPIATSITEIDPDDPEWLEKASKLVNAVEGDTYVKLDQGLLTVNQLNMFLNAMPFELTYADDNNQFLYYNNAHQDPETMFAKRVPEQVGNRMSTVHGSLPPARMKNVEWVIGTLRNGNQEYVRTIVPGSPDSVINTHNYQAMYYPDGSYAGINEIVFNFKPWLDWYLKETGQRLVGGHGAGPASHGAADATSGASDSAGSAGAATDADSGASAH, via the coding sequence ATGAAACTTGTCGGAATTGTCGGCTCAAACGCTGACCAGTCCTATAACCGTATGCTCTTAGAATTCATTCGCCGCCATTTTAAACTGAAATTTGAACTGGAAGTGCTTGAAATTAAAGATGTTCCTATGTTTAATCAGGATGACGATCAGTCTGACAGCTTTGCTGTTCGCTATCTCTATAATAAAATTACCCGTGCAGACGGCGTTATTATCGCAACTCCCGAACATAATCATACGACCACTCCAGCCTTGAAAAGCACCCTTGAGTGGCTGTCCTTTAACTTGCATCCCTTTGAAAACAAGCCTGTTATGATTGTCGGAGCTTCCTACCACGATCAAGGGACATCGCGCGCTCAGGTTCACCTGCGCAAGATTCTTGATGCGCCGGGGGTCAATGCCTACACGCTTCCGGGCAATGAGTTTCTGCTGGGCAAGGCCAAAGAAGCTTTCGATGAAGAAGGCAATATTACTAATGAAAGCACGGTTGCTTTCCTTGAAAGCTGCTTGGATAATTTCATAAAATATGTGGGAGTCGTATCACAATTGAAAAAACCAAAACCGATTGAACCGGAAGATTTAGACTGTGGAAAACCTATTGCAACAAGTATTACAGAAATTGATCCGGATGATCCGGAATGGCTGGAAAAAGCTTCCAAACTGGTGAATGCTGTCGAAGGAGATACCTATGTTAAACTCGACCAAGGTTTACTGACAGTTAACCAGCTTAATATGTTCTTAAATGCCATGCCTTTTGAGCTGACTTATGCTGATGACAATAATCAATTCCTATACTACAACAATGCGCATCAGGATCCGGAAACCATGTTTGCCAAACGGGTTCCTGAGCAGGTTGGAAATCGCATGTCAACTGTTCACGGTTCTCTGCCGCCGGCTCGCATGAAAAATGTTGAATGGGTTATCGGTACACTGCGCAACGGCAATCAGGAATATGTCAGAACAATTGTTCCAGGTTCTCCGGACAGTGTCATTAATACCCACAACTATCAAGCTATGTATTATCCTGACGGGTCTTATGCCGGTATCAATGAAATTGTCTTTAATTTTAAACCTTGGCTGGATTGGTATCTTAAAGAAACCGGACAACGTTTAGTGGGCGGCCACGGTGCAGGCCCCGCTTCTCACGGAGCAGCAGATGCCACATCCGGAGCTTCAGACAGCGCTGGCAGTGCAGGGGCAGCTACCGATGCCGATTCAGGCGCATCGGCACACTGA
- a CDS encoding YbaN family protein, translating into MKKMLLIAAGYLSLILGVIGVVLPVLPTTPFLLLSGYCFARSSKKFELWLKQTKLYQFYVADYAESKSIAKERKKKIIVQIYLLMGLSVWLAPIIWVKIALLALTVFITYYLFRVIPDR; encoded by the coding sequence ATGAAAAAAATGCTGCTGATTGCTGCTGGTTATCTGAGCCTTATTTTAGGAGTTATCGGTGTTGTTCTGCCGGTTTTGCCGACTACCCCTTTTCTCCTTTTATCAGGTTATTGTTTTGCCCGCAGTTCCAAAAAATTTGAGTTATGGCTGAAACAGACCAAACTTTATCAGTTCTATGTTGCGGACTATGCTGAAAGCAAAAGCATCGCCAAAGAGCGCAAAAAGAAAATTATCGTTCAGATTTATCTGCTGATGGGTCTGTCAGTCTGGCTGGCCCCAATCATCTGGGTGAAGATAGCTCTGCTGGCTTTGACGGTCTTTATCACCTATTATCTCTTTCGGGTCATTCCTGATAGATAG
- a CDS encoding NADPH-dependent FMN reductase: protein MKLIGLVGTNSARSTNRQLLQYMQKHFADKAAIELVEIKDIPIFNKPADRKVPDSVTEIAAKIEASDGVIIGTPEYDHSVPAVLMNALAWLSYGIFPLLNKPVMITGASFGTLGSSRAQLQLRQILNSPELKASVLPDEFLLSHSLQAFDADNNLIDLETIQKLDAIFDDFRIFVKMISKMSNAQALLRKEAENFDWESLS, encoded by the coding sequence ATGAAACTTATTGGACTTGTTGGTACCAACTCTGCCCGTTCAACCAACCGCCAGCTTCTCCAATATATGCAAAAGCACTTTGCCGATAAAGCGGCTATTGAACTGGTTGAGATAAAAGATATCCCTATTTTTAATAAACCCGCAGACAGGAAAGTGCCTGATAGTGTCACCGAAATCGCCGCAAAAATTGAAGCGTCAGACGGTGTCATCATCGGTACGCCTGAGTATGACCACTCTGTTCCTGCTGTTCTGATGAATGCGCTGGCTTGGCTGTCTTACGGCATTTTCCCGCTGCTGAACAAACCTGTTATGATTACAGGGGCCTCCTTTGGAACGCTGGGATCTTCCCGTGCACAGCTTCAGCTCCGGCAAATTTTGAACTCCCCTGAATTAAAAGCCAGTGTCCTGCCTGATGAGTTTTTGCTTTCTCATTCCTTACAGGCTTTCGATGCAGACAACAATCTGATCGATTTGGAAACCATTCAAAAATTAGATGCTATTTTTGATGATTTCCGTATCTTTGTCAAGATGATTTCTAAAATGTCAAATGCTCAGGCCTTACTGCGGAAAGAAGCCGAAAACTTTGACTGGGAAAGCTTATCATAA